The following DNA comes from Hahella chejuensis KCTC 2396.
TGGAGGCCATCGGCGCCAACAAGACGGATATTGAACCGGCTTACTTGCCGTCCAACTGCCGGTTCTGAATGCCGAAAACGCTCAGGCGGGGAACAGGGTTTCCCTGCCGTAGCGCAGCTCAAGGGCCAGCCGGTCCGCCTTGGTGAGGCCTTTGACCACCAGCGCGTAGGAGTTATCGATCATCCGTTCGATTTCTCCAGGCGGCACCCCGCCATCCAGCGCCAGTGTATTCCAGTGCTTTTTATTCATGTGATAACCCGGCGTTACAGAGGGGAAGATATCCCGCAACGCCAACGCCTCTACGGGATCGCACTTCAGGTTCATGCGCCCTTCGCCGTCTTCCACGCCAAGGGTCGCGAACATTTTTCCCCTGACCTTGAACACCGCCACCTCGGGCCCGAACGGAAAATCTTCAATGGCTTCAGGTTTACTTAAAAGCGTCTGTCTGGCCGCCGCGTAGTCCATGTTATCGCCTCTGATTGTCGTTAGTCTTTCTGCAGCAACTGCATCCGCTGCGCGATTAACCGGGAGTTCTCGTCCGGCTGCGTCAACAGCCCCGCAATCACGCCAGCCCGGTCCTGCGGATTACGATTCTGGCTGAGTTTGAACTTGCCGTTCAAGGTTTCGATATCAATGCTGAAGCCAACAATGGCTTTCATCATCGCCTCCAGTCTGGCGGGAGGAACTTTGCTCATTTTCCAGGGTTCATCGAAGGCGGCTTCGTGTTTGTCGCTCAACTGCTCCAACAGCCAGGGCAGGCGTTCAGGGGGCAATAATTCTGAGCGTCCCCGCACTTCCACGCTCATAAAGTTCCAGGTAGGGACCATTCCTGCGCTTTCATACCAGTCCGGCGACACATACGCATGAGGTCCCTGAAACAGCACTCGAGTTTCATCGGCGCCGTCCAGCTCTTTCCATTGGTCGTTCTGGCGGGCCAGATGCCCGTACAAACGGTTATTCTCTCGATCCAGTATAAAAGGAACTTGATTGACCTCCAGCACTCCAGCCTTCAGCGTCATCAAAACGCCAAAACTCCAACGGTCAATAAAATCCAACATGGCGGAGCGGTCCTCCACCTTGAATGAAGCAGGCATGTACATAGTCGAAATATCCCTGACTGCAAGGACTGTGGGTAAAACGTCGCGCCTGATGGCGTCTAACGCATCGGGTTGAATAATATAGCGTTTTTACCCCGCGCTGACAGGGTTTGCCAGCGGGCTTTTCGATAATAAAGTTTTACGCTATAACGGCTGAGCGTTTCACAACTCTCATGGTTAAGGACATCACATGCTTAACGCCGTCTTTGAGGATTTCCAGTTACGTCCCGCCCAAGAGGCAGACCTGCAAGCCGTTGTCGATATCTATAATTCCACGGTCGCGTCGAGGCAAGTCACGGCGGATACGGAAAAAGTGAGCGCAGCGAGTCGCCGGGACTGGTTTTTGCGGCATACCGATGAACGCCCCTTGTTAGTGGCGGAACAAGCGGACCATATCCTGGGCTGGATCAGCTTCGAACCCTATCATTCTCGTCCAGCATATCGGCACACCGCAGAGTTGAGCATCTATCTGGCGCCTGAGCAGCGAGGCAAAGGGCTGGGCGCCCGCCTGTTAGGTCACGCGATAGCGTTAGCGCCGCGGCTTGGCGTGACGGCGCTTGTCGGGGTGATTTTCTCCCACAATGCGCCCAGTCTCGCCTTGTTTCGCAAGCACGGCTTCCAATGCTGGGGAGAGCTGCCCAACGTAGCGGAAATGGATAATGCGCTCTACAGCGTGACAATCATGGGCTTGTCGCTACCGCGCTAATCCCGGCGAAAATATTTTCTTCATCGGGATTTGACTTAAGCCTACCTTAAGCTTCGCCCCTTAATCTGCTCCTTGTCGTTAAACAAGACATTCACACAAGGAACAGATTCATGAAATCAACCTCAATCGCCTTACTCACGCCACCCTAGCCGCCACACTAGCCGCCGCCCTGAGTCTATCCGCGGCCTCTGCGTTCGCCGCCCCGACCTGCGCTACGGAACCAAAGTCCGCCTGGCAGGATCAAGGAGTCTCCCATGCAAACCATTCGTGTCTGGGACCCTCTGGTCCGCTTATTTCACTGGACGTTAGCCACAGCGTGCATTCTTAATCTGTGGATACTGGAGGACGGAAGTTCCTGGCGCGAATGGGTCGGTTATTACGCCGGGGGCGCGATTGCGATCAGAGTCTTATGGGGTTTTTGTAGGGACGCCCTACGCGCGCTTCCGATCTTTTTCCCCACGCCGCCATGGTCACAGGAAGAAACAAATCCGTAAGCCGGAATGAACGCCAGGCGACATGATTCCAGGATTATTGGTACTTCTTCAGAAAAGCGGCGTAAGCGCCGTCTTCCAGCATACGCTGTAAAGTGTCTTCCATTTGCCGCAGTATTTCCGGGTCTTTGGCCAACGGCGACTTTCGGGAAATAATCAGATGGGCGGGGATATCCAGGGATACTTTCGTCGGCAACGCCACTATTTTCCCTTCCAGCCCCAGTTCCCGCGCCATGTAATCCACTTCCAACTCATTGCCAATCACGGCGTCAATGCGCTGCGCGGCAAGCAGACGCAGGTTATGGCTCATGCTCTTCTCGACCACCTCGAAGCGTCCCCGTTTTTGCGCATGATCGAACTCCGAATTGATGGAAAAGCCCAGATTTTTGCCCAGTACCTTGCCGTCTAAATCCTCCAGACTGTAAAAAACGATAGGCCGCTCCGGGTTAACAAACACGCAATAGGTGCTCAGATGCACGGGGGGATCGAGAAAAATCGCATACTCTTCCCGCTCCCGTGTGCGAAAGGCGGAAAAGCCGCCATCAACGGACCCCGCCGCGATCTCATGCAGCACTCTTTTCCAGGGATATAGCTTGATTTCGATCTTCCAGCCCAGACGGCGCCCCATTTCCCGGACAATATCCACGTCCAGTCCTTTGACCTGGTCGCCATCACGCCATTCGTACGGCTTGAAATCCTCCTGTGACGCCAGCACGAGCGAAATCTCCGCCGCTGACGAATACGTCACCAGCAGCGTGAGCAGCCCACTAAGCACCCATACTGACAGTCTCATTTGGCCTTTCCTCCGCAATGATAATAGCGTCTTATCATCCTTTCGGCCGACCCCACCAACCCAAAAGCCTATTGTAGCTGATTCTTTTTTAATCTATTTATATAGCAACTTTACAAATGGTTACATATTTACAACAGACAACCGGAATGTCACGAATGCTCGCATTCGACCACCGGCCCGGCGGCGAGAAGAGAATATTATGCACGTAGTAAGCTACACCGAACCCCAACTCCCTGACCTGCTGACGCTTTACGCCAAGACATTGCTAAAGCGGGAGCTGACCTACACTCACCTGCCCGAGTTATGCGTTGAGGTTTTCGATATCACTCTTTGTCGCAGCCACCTGGAAAAATATCTGCGTTTCTTTGAGTTTAGTCCGCAATACCGCCAAACTGAACGCGCGCCCCTGCCGTTTCTGTATGTTTTTACCCAAAAACCCCAGTTGACCCTGCTGACCCGACCGGAGTTTCCGCTCAAACTGTTGGGCTTGGTGCATCTGGGCGTCAAATTCATTCAACGCTTTCCGATAAACGCCCAGGACCGATTGACTGTACGCGCTTATTTATCCGGGCAGGAAGAATGCGCACATGGGCAAAGCTTCACCATCACCACGGAAATCTGGACCCGCGGCCAGGTAGCGGTGGAAATGGTCAACCATTACCTCAGCAAGCGTCCCGGCAATCATCGTCCCACCCGTAACGGACCGCGCACGCCGTTTTCCGACGCAGCCCCGGAGACAACTTTCTATTTCGGCAGCGCCGA
Coding sequences within:
- a CDS encoding MaoC family dehydratase, with translation MHVVSYTEPQLPDLLTLYAKTLLKRELTYTHLPELCVEVFDITLCRSHLEKYLRFFEFSPQYRQTERAPLPFLYVFTQKPQLTLLTRPEFPLKLLGLVHLGVKFIQRFPINAQDRLTVRAYLSGQEECAHGQSFTITTEIWTRGQVAVEMVNHYLSKRPGNHRPTRNGPRTPFSDAAPETTFYFGSADIRRYARLSGDFNPIHLYQWSARLCGMKRPIVHGMYSVGKIMGYLSNQSEREIRQASFKFTRPVYVPNDLSLWTHAFDNRTMVTLGSRSNAPSVSAEIEYKLG
- a CDS encoding MmcQ/YjbR family DNA-binding protein; amino-acid sequence: MDYAAARQTLLSKPEAIEDFPFGPEVAVFKVRGKMFATLGVEDGEGRMNLKCDPVEALALRDIFPSVTPGYHMNKKHWNTLALDGGVPPGEIERMIDNSYALVVKGLTKADRLALELRYGRETLFPA
- a CDS encoding substrate-binding periplasmic protein yields the protein MRLSVWVLSGLLTLLVTYSSAAEISLVLASQEDFKPYEWRDGDQVKGLDVDIVREMGRRLGWKIEIKLYPWKRVLHEIAAGSVDGGFSAFRTREREEYAIFLDPPVHLSTYCVFVNPERPIVFYSLEDLDGKVLGKNLGFSINSEFDHAQKRGRFEVVEKSMSHNLRLLAAQRIDAVIGNELEVDYMARELGLEGKIVALPTKVSLDIPAHLIISRKSPLAKDPEILRQMEDTLQRMLEDGAYAAFLKKYQ
- a CDS encoding GNAT family N-acetyltransferase — protein: MLNAVFEDFQLRPAQEADLQAVVDIYNSTVASRQVTADTEKVSAASRRDWFLRHTDERPLLVAEQADHILGWISFEPYHSRPAYRHTAELSIYLAPEQRGKGLGARLLGHAIALAPRLGVTALVGVIFSHNAPSLALFRKHGFQCWGELPNVAEMDNALYSVTIMGLSLPR
- a CDS encoding FMN-binding negative transcriptional regulator, whose translation is MYMPASFKVEDRSAMLDFIDRWSFGVLMTLKAGVLEVNQVPFILDRENNRLYGHLARQNDQWKELDGADETRVLFQGPHAYVSPDWYESAGMVPTWNFMSVEVRGRSELLPPERLPWLLEQLSDKHEAAFDEPWKMSKVPPARLEAMMKAIVGFSIDIETLNGKFKLSQNRNPQDRAGVIAGLLTQPDENSRLIAQRMQLLQKD